The DNA segment AAACCCTTGCCTTTCGGCAAGGGGTCAGTAATAACTAGATATCAGTTTTGCTACAGACAGCTTCTATTTGCCACTTGCTAATTGCTTACTACTTACTACTTTTCTTAGGGTTTTTCCAAGAAGCAAACTCACAATCAGGGTAGCGCGAGCACCCGTAAAACGTTTTCCCCCTTCGGGTCTTTTTCACAACAACCTCTCCCTCCCCGCATTCCGGACACTTCATACCAATTTTATCCAGATAATTCTTAGTAAACTTACACTCCGGGTAGTTAGAACAAGATATAAACTTACCGTATCGCCCTTCCCGGAGCTCTAGATCACCACCACACTTGGGACACTCGCCTTCCAGCTGCTCCTCATCTATGTCATCAGGTACTCCATCCTCATCAACATCAGAAAAGGGACGTGCATACTCGCACTCCGGAAAACCACTACAAGAGAGGAACTTGCCGTATTTACCCAATTTAACAACTAGGGGTCTGCCACATTCAGGACATTTTTCGTCTGTTTCCTCCAGCACTGTAACCTCAGAACGCTCAATTTCTTCCATCTTTTCCTTGAGGCGGTCTGAAAAAGGCTCCCAAAACTCTCTTATTATTTTTTTCCAATCAACCTTACCACTAGCCACTTTATCAAGCGAATTCTCCATCTCAGCTGTAAAATCAACATCAACAATAGTGGGAAAATGCTCTATCAATAAACCCGTTACTACTTTTCCAATATCAGTAGGGACAAAATAACCCCCTTCTTTTTGAACATATTCTCTCTTCTGGATAGTAGAAATAATAGGAGCATAAGTAGAGGGGCGCCCAATACCATACTCCTTTAACTCTTTAATCAGCGTCGCTTCCGAATAACGTGGTGGGGGTGCTGTCTGGTGCTTTTCCTCTTTCAATTTCTCTACCTCTGCTGTTTCCCCTTCTTCAAAAATAGGTATCTCGTTTTCCTTGGTCCGCTTTCTTATTCTTGGGCGGATTTTTAACCACCCATCAAACTTAAGAATCCTACCCACACCTCGAAAGAGGATACCATTGCCATCTGCCAAAACATCAACTGTTGTTCTAGAAAACACGGCTGGTTTCATTTGAGAAGCAACAGTCTGTCGCCATATCAGGTTATACAACTCAAATTCATCCTGACCAAGTTTCCTTACTGCACCGGGTTTAACTGTTACATCCGTAGGTCGAATAGCTTCATGTGCCTCCTGAGCCGTCTTAGATTTTGTTTGGTAACGAACTGGGGACTCTGGCAAATATTCCTCGCCCAAATTATTTTTCACAAAAACACGACAAGCTTTTATCGCACTGCTTGACAAAAACTCAGAATCTGTCCGATGGTAAGTAATAAAACCCTCTTCATAAAGGCGCTGGGCAATTCGCATTGTTTTAGAAGAAGAAAAACCCAAAGAAGCTGCCGACGCTTGCAAGGAAGACGTGGTCAGCGGGGGGTAAGGCTTCCTCCTTATCTCTTTCTCTGTCACACTTGATACAGAAAAGTCGCTTTTCTCTGCAGCCTTTTTCACCTCTTCTAAACGCTCCTTAGTATCAATAGTTGTCTTAGTTATCTGGTACTTACCAGCAAAAAGTTCTTTTTCCTCTCTCTTTTCAATACTTTCTCCATTTACCTCTTTCAATTCAGCCCAAAACTTTCTATCACCGGAGCCTGCAAACAAACTTTCCAAGCTCCAATACTTATCAGATTGGAAAGATTCTCTTTCATTTTCACGCTCCACCACAAACCGAACTGCTACTGATTGAACACGACCAGCAGAAAGGCCACCTCGAACCTTTTTCCAAAGCAAGGGAGATAGTTTATAACCTACCAACCGGTCCAAAACTCTTCGAGCCTTCTGAGCATCAACTAAATCAAAATCAACCCCTCGTGGATCCTCAAAAGATGCTTTAATAGCAGATTCCGTTATCTCGTGAAAAACAACTCTTTTGAAATCTTGAACCTTACTGTTAGTAACCTCAGCCAAAACTTCCGCCAAATGACAAGCAATTGCCTCACCCTCCCGATCCAAGTCTGTTGCAAGCCACACCTCATCTGCTTTACTAGCAGCCTTCTTCAACTGATCAATAATCTTGCTCTTCCCCTTTACTACCACATACTTTGGCTCAAAATCACTTTCCACATCTACACCCAACTCAGACTTGGGTAAATCCTTAATGTGACCACGGGAGGATTCTACCTCAAAATTATCTCCCAAATACTTTAAAATTGTCTTTGCCTTTGTTGGCGACTCAACAACAACTAGATTAGCCATAACATTACAAATAAGATTCCAAGATGTTTATTTACTCTCTAACAACTAACAACTCTCCACTACACTTTTTTTGCCCATTTACCTCCCCCACAATCCACAACCATACCGCGAAGTTCCATCTTTGACAAGGTTGATAATACCACAGAAGTAGGCAGCTCTGAAGCTCGAACTATTTTATCAACGTGTTTGGGATCCTCACTCATAACGCCAAACACAGTTTTCTCCCTCTCCCCTTGCGGCAGTTCTTTCCTAGCCTTTATCTGTTTTTTCTTCATACTTGCGCCAAGATCGGAAAGAAGTGTCTCACAATCAACTACCGGAGCTGCTCCATCACTAATCAACCTGTTTGCCCCCTCACTATTGGAACTGAATAAAGAACCAGGCACCGCATACACAGGTCTTCCCTGCTCAGCTGCACACGAAGCTGTCAGTAAGGCACCGCTCCTCTTTGGCGCCTCTGTTACTAAAACAGCCAAACTTAATCCCGAAATTATGCGGTTTCGTGCTGGAAAATTTCCAGCAGTAGGAGGAAAACCAAGAGGAAACTCTGAAATAATAGCACCCGTGGCACCACCAATTATCTGGTGCGCCAGTTCTCTATTCCCTGCAGGATACACTTGATCCACACCACATCCCAAAACTGCAATGGTACGCCCAGAACACTTCAGAGCAGTCCGATGTGCAACTGAATCTATCCCGTAAGCCAGTCCAGAAACCACAGTGAATCCCCCCTCTGAAAGAGAGCTAACCAAATATTTGGTTGCGCGAACCCCGTAGTTGGTACATTTCCTAGTACCCACTACACTTACCGCCAAGGAGTCTTGTTCACATAACTCTCCTTTAACATAAAGCAAAAAAGGCGGACTGGGAATATTCTTCAAGCGATAAGGATAATTCTCATCCACCAACCTAATAACAGAAATATTTAACTTTTGTATCCTTTCCATTTCCTTTTCCAAACACACCTTAGACCGCGTGGCTTCCAATGAATCCGCAATATGTTGGGAAATTCCGGAGGAAATCAAGTCGCGGCGAGACAAGTTCCAAATTTTCTTAGCGGAACCATACCTACCATACAGTTTAGCAAAATTCTTCGGTCCCAAACCCCGCACCATGCTCAACCCCACCCAGTATTTTAACTCAGAAGATTCAGCAGTGGGCATTGATAAATTTAACGGTTCTTAAAATACCAATCCAAAATTCTACGCGCTACGGGAGCAGCGTCGTGAGAACCAGAACCGCCATTCTCCAAGAAAACTGTTAACGCAATATTTACATCATCAACAGGTCCATACACAAAAAACCAGGCATGAGTACTATCACTCCGACCTGTTTCTGCAGTACCGGTCTTTCCCCCAACTTCAACTGGAAAATCAAAAAACGGATACGCTGTACCTCCTGGCTGGCAAACAGCCTGCATGCCATTCTGTACATTTCCCAAAACCTCAGGAGAGGCTAGATTTTCCTGCAATACATAGTGGTTACTTGCACCTCTCAAAAACGTGGGGCGATATAATGTACCCCCGTTAACAATAGCAGCAAGAGCATTTGTAATCTGTAAGGGTGTAACTAAAAGATCTCCCTGCCCAATAGAATAATGGTATGTATTACCCAAATACCACTGCTCGCCCTTAACATCTTCCTTCCACTCAGGATTAGGTACCAAGCCAGTAGCCTCCCAAGGGAATTCCAGATTCAGTTGGCTCCCCAACCCAAATTTTCGAGCCCAGATAGCAATGCGATCTGGTCCCAACCCTCTAAAACCTCCGTAACCACCCCCAATAGTGTAAAAATAGATGTCACAAGACTTAGCAATTGCATCTACCAAACTAACCCGACCGTGTCCACCTAAATCCCAGTCTCGATAAACAAAAGAACCCACACTTATAGCACCCTTGCAATTAACAACATCCTTTGCAGTTATTACACCCTCTCCCAAAGCTGCTGTAGCAACAATAGGCTTGAAAATAGATCCAGGGGGGTAAGCACCAGAAACAGCACGGTTAAAAAGTGGCTTTCTTACATCTGTTTTCCATTCTTGATACAAAGAAGGATCAATTCCCGAAACAAAATGATTAGGATCATAACTTGGAAAAGATACGAGAGAAAGAACCTCACCATTACTCGGATCCATAGCTACCGCTGCCCCTCCTGTAGCATCTGAATCTCTAACACCTTTCTCCAGCTCTGCAAAAACAACGCGCTGAAAATCTTTGTCCAAACTGGTTTCAAGGACTTGCCCCGGTTCTGCCTCTTTTTTTGCTTTTTCCGTAACTGTCTCTCCTAAAACATCCACCTCCAACACCCGCTCGCCAGGGTGGCCTCGAATTAACAAATCAAATTCCCTTTCCAACCCAGACTTCCCCACTCGTGCTCCCACATCCAACCCCGAAAATTGCTGCAAATCCTCCAAGGAGGCTTCGCCAGTAAATCCCAACACATGTGCAACCTCTTTCCCAAACAAGTAATTACGCAAGGGTACTACCTCTGTACTTAAAAAAGGAATTGAAAACTCCATCTCCACCGCCAACACATCATCTCTATCAAGACCAGTAGCCAACACAACTGGAGAACCATCCTTACTCTGCATCAACTTACTCTTAAGTTCCTGAGGAGAAAGCTCAAGCATGGGTGCTAATCTCTCCACAAAATCACTATCTTCCACAAGATTTTCAGCCTCAGAAAAATAAGAATGCTCGGAAGAGGCTGGAGGATCCCACACAAGGCTAAATCCCGGCTTATTTTCAACTAAAGGCTCTCCGTAACGATCGTAAATAATACCCCGAGGAGCACGAATAACTTGCTTCCGGTAATGATTATTGTCACTTAGCTTGCGGTTCCTTGCCCCAAAAACAACTTGTAAATGAAACAGCCTTCCAAACAATACTAAAAACAAAAAGAGTGTCCCCAAGAATAAAGCTACGCCCCGTATTGAAGGCCATGTGAACTCTGTCCAAAGACCGGAAGGAGAACCCACCTTTTTAGGCTCCGGCAACATTCCATGCAGCCAAGAAAAAGCATCAGCCAAAGACACTTTTCGGGACCCCCGCCGTTCCTTTTTTGACGAGGAAGAAGTTATATTTTCTCCCCAAATATCTTTCAAATCCATAAAAATTAAAGATACTGATAAAAATCCAACTGCTTTTCTCTAGCTAAAACCATTGGTTTTAGAATTGGCAAAAACACAATTACAAAAAGAAAACTCAACACCAAATCTCCAAAAGCTCCCACCAGATAAATCCAGGAAAGCTGAAAAGAACCAAAGACAAATCGAAACAAAAAAGATAGCACAAGCGAGGTAAAAGCAAACAGAACAAAATTAAAGCCCACCACTCTGTAAAGCTGCAACAATCCCCAACTAAAAATAAGAAAACAAAGGCTTGTCAAGCCTAAAGGACGCCACACCATTAAATCCATGAAAAGACCGCCCACAAATGCCACCCACAAAGCCTCAGCACCCCATCTTTTCGAGGCTAGTGCTACACAAAAAGAAAATACCAAACTCGGCGCAGGGTAGTATTTAAATAACACAGGAAACACACCAACATCCACTAGCGAAAAGGCAAAGACTAAAGCAAAAAGTTTATATATTTTTTTCATACTTCTATTTCTATCTATATACAAAAACCTCGCTCAAATTTCGCAAGTCAACTAGCAAATCCAAAACAGCCTCCTTCAACACCCCCTTCTCCACCACCCGGGCTACTCTTCCTAAAATTAACCCAGATGGAAGGGTACCTGCTTCTCCCGAAGTAACAATCACATCACCAACCTGGATTTCTTCTCCTTCAAATATCTTACGCATAATTAATTTATCTGCCATATAGCCACTAACTACGCCTTTTGTTCTAGTCTCCGAATCTTTATCTACTGCAAAAACCCACATATTCGGATCTGTAACTGCTTGTACTCTAGCAGTATTATTATCCACCAAAACAACCTGACCAACTAAATAACCTTCATATACTACTGGCATATTCTTCTCTAGATTATTGTCAGCACCTTTGTTTATCATAAAATAATTCTCACTGCCAATTGGCTCCCAACCAACAACCTCGGCTGACAAAAGGTTCTTTTCTCCCTTTACAGACAGAGCTAGCTGCCTTCGGAGTCTCTCATTCTCTTCCTTCAATCTTCCCAATTCCATTACTTCTGATTGCAACTGCAAAACCTGTTCCTGAAGTTCCTTATTTCGAGAAGCAACATCCCGTAAGGATATAAAAAATTCAACTTGCTCTTTCACAGAACGGGTTGTTACAGCCACTCCCTTATAAAAGGGAGAGAAAAAAGAAATTGCCAAAGTATTAATTTTCTGCCCCCACATAGTATGAGCCAACCCAGCAATCACAAGGGTAGCTACTAACAATTTAAGGGCTAAAATTGTCTTATTTTTATTTTTATTTTTATTTTTATTTTGCATAACTTTTTTTCAAAATAATCTAATCTTTTACATGAACCATTTCCAAAAGCTCAGGATCTTCGAGAAGCTTACCACAACCTCTAACTACACAACTCATTGGATCCTTGACAGTATGCACAGGTGCCCCAACTTCTCGCGAAAGGTAAACATCAAAACCACGAAGCAACGACCCCCCACCCACCAAAGTAATCCCATCCTCCAAAACATCGGAAAGCAATTCTGGTGGAGTAGCTTCTACCAAATCCTTTATTGCGTTACAGATTGCAGAAAGGGAGGGTTTTAAAGCTTCCCAAGCATCCTGAGCTGAAAACTCCAACTGGGAAGGTAACCCTGTTTTCAAGTGCCTACCCCGCATATTCGTAACTAAAGGTTCTTCTACTTCTAACTCTTCTGCTGGTATTGCTCCACCAACTTCAATCTTTAACCTTTCCGCTGTTTGCTCTCCCAACAAAAGTTGGTACTTTGCTCTGACATATTCCCTTATTGCACTAGTAAGCTTATCCCCTCCTGCTCTCAAGCTCTTTCCAACCACAACTCCTCCCAGCGAAATAATTGCAATCTCTGTAGTACCGCCACCAACATCCACAATCAGAGATCCTTCCGGATCCCTAATTGGAAGTCCAGCACCAATTGCAGCAGCCATTGGTTCCTCAACCAAAAAAACTTTTCTAGCACCAGACTGCAAAGCAGCATCACGAACAGCTTTTCGCTCCACCTCAGTAATACCAGAAGGAATGCCTATAACAACCCGGGGGCGAAAAATCCGGGGCAGCTTAGAAGGTGTCTCGTAAACTCTTTTAATAAAAAGGCGGAGCATTTTCTCTGCCACATCAAAATCGGAAATAACCCCCTCTCTAAGTGGGCGCACAGCAGATATACTCTGAGGGGTTTTACCAACCATCCTCTTTGCCTTTTCACCAACCGCTAAAACTGCTCCGGTTTTATCATGAATAGCTACAACACTTGGCTCTCGTACCAATATTCCTTTTCCTTTTAGATAAACCAGCACATTAGCTGTGCCCAAATCAATACCAATATCCTCAGAAAAAGGAGATGTGAGAAAATCGAACATATCAATAGCAGTTTATCACGAGAAAAAAGAGGTAAAAAGAAGCTAAAGAAACAACCAGAAGAGAGCCTACTCTTCCTCCCACTCAACTTTACGCGACTTGAGGCACTTAGTACAAATTTTCATTCGCTTTACTTCCCCATCCACCTTGACTCTAACCTTCCTCAAGTTTGGCTTAAATTTCCTTTTTGATCTCCTCTTTACCCAACCGCGAGTTCCAGTTCTAGAAACCTGATTACCGTGAAGAGATCCTTTTCCACAAAGTTCACAAACAGCTGCCATAACAAGCCTTATGTTACCACAAGACCACTATGGATACAAGGAAGGAATACTATATATCCACCCACCGCATCCGGCATTCCGCCTTCAGCAATTATAGCAGTCATCCTGAGCGGACCCCGTCCGCCAGCTGGCGGAAGCGGGGGGAGCGAAGAATCCCCTGCGAAAAGCACCGTACAGCAACACCGCGGTCGATTCTTCCTTTCTCTATCAAGACCTCCAAGGACTACATTCGTAGACCTTGCGGGTTCTCTTAGGTTCCGGTCTTTTCTTTCTTATATGTAGTATATTTGTAGTATTTGTAGTCAATTCGCTGTATGGATAGGATTCATACCTTAATTATTTGTAGTAAATTAGCTATACCATCTCTTCTTTCTTATGTTAAACTATACAAACATGCTAATAACCTCAATAACACGCTACAACATGTCTCAAATATTTATCCAATTAGCTACCATTCTAGTAGCCATAACCATCCACGAGTTCGCCCACGCGTGGGCAGCCTACAAGCTAGGAGATTCCACAGCAAAAACAGCTGGTCGCCTATCCCTAAATCCTCTAAAACATTTAGACCCGATCGGGGCAGTTCTTTTTCTGTTCACAGGCTTCGGCTGGGCTAAACCAGTACCTTTAAACCCCAGCAAC comes from the Patescibacteria group bacterium genome and includes:
- the rpmB gene encoding 50S ribosomal protein L28, with protein sequence MAAVCELCGKGSLHGNQVSRTGTRGWVKRRSKRKFKPNLRKVRVKVDGEVKRMKICTKCLKSRKVEWEEE
- the dprA gene encoding DNA-processing protein DprA; the protein is MPTAESSELKYWVGLSMVRGLGPKNFAKLYGRYGSAKKIWNLSRRDLISSGISQHIADSLEATRSKVCLEKEMERIQKLNISVIRLVDENYPYRLKNIPSPPFLLYVKGELCEQDSLAVSVVGTRKCTNYGVRATKYLVSSLSEGGFTVVSGLAYGIDSVAHRTALKCSGRTIAVLGCGVDQVYPAGNRELAHQIIGGATGAIISEFPLGFPPTAGNFPARNRIISGLSLAVLVTEAPKRSGALLTASCAAEQGRPVYAVPGSLFSSNSEGANRLISDGAAPVVDCETLLSDLGASMKKKQIKARKELPQGEREKTVFGVMSEDPKHVDKIVRASELPTSVVLSTLSKMELRGMVVDCGGGKWAKKV
- the mreD gene encoding rod shape-determining protein MreD; translation: MKKIYKLFALVFAFSLVDVGVFPVLFKYYPAPSLVFSFCVALASKRWGAEALWVAFVGGLFMDLMVWRPLGLTSLCFLIFSWGLLQLYRVVGFNFVLFAFTSLVLSFLFRFVFGSFQLSWIYLVGAFGDLVLSFLFVIVFLPILKPMVLAREKQLDFYQYL
- a CDS encoding rod shape-determining protein encodes the protein MFDFLTSPFSEDIGIDLGTANVLVYLKGKGILVREPSVVAIHDKTGAVLAVGEKAKRMVGKTPQSISAVRPLREGVISDFDVAEKMLRLFIKRVYETPSKLPRIFRPRVVIGIPSGITEVERKAVRDAALQSGARKVFLVEEPMAAAIGAGLPIRDPEGSLIVDVGGGTTEIAIISLGGVVVGKSLRAGGDKLTSAIREYVRAKYQLLLGEQTAERLKIEVGGAIPAEELEVEEPLVTNMRGRHLKTGLPSQLEFSAQDAWEALKPSLSAICNAIKDLVEATPPELLSDVLEDGITLVGGGSLLRGFDVYLSREVGAPVHTVKDPMSCVVRGCGKLLEDPELLEMVHVKD
- the mreC gene encoding rod shape-determining protein MreC; translated protein: MQNKNKNKNKNKTILALKLLVATLVIAGLAHTMWGQKINTLAISFFSPFYKGVAVTTRSVKEQVEFFISLRDVASRNKELQEQVLQLQSEVMELGRLKEENERLRRQLALSVKGEKNLLSAEVVGWEPIGSENYFMINKGADNNLEKNMPVVYEGYLVGQVVLVDNNTARVQAVTDPNMWVFAVDKDSETRTKGVVSGYMADKLIMRKIFEGEEIQVGDVIVTSGEAGTLPSGLILGRVARVVEKGVLKEAVLDLLVDLRNLSEVFVYR
- the topA gene encoding type I DNA topoisomerase, translating into MANLVVVESPTKAKTILKYLGDNFEVESSRGHIKDLPKSELGVDVESDFEPKYVVVKGKSKIIDQLKKAASKADEVWLATDLDREGEAIACHLAEVLAEVTNSKVQDFKRVVFHEITESAIKASFEDPRGVDFDLVDAQKARRVLDRLVGYKLSPLLWKKVRGGLSAGRVQSVAVRFVVERENERESFQSDKYWSLESLFAGSGDRKFWAELKEVNGESIEKREEKELFAGKYQITKTTIDTKERLEEVKKAAEKSDFSVSSVTEKEIRRKPYPPLTTSSLQASAASLGFSSSKTMRIAQRLYEEGFITYHRTDSEFLSSSAIKACRVFVKNNLGEEYLPESPVRYQTKSKTAQEAHEAIRPTDVTVKPGAVRKLGQDEFELYNLIWRQTVASQMKPAVFSRTTVDVLADGNGILFRGVGRILKFDGWLKIRPRIRKRTKENEIPIFEEGETAEVEKLKEEKHQTAPPPRYSEATLIKELKEYGIGRPSTYAPIISTIQKREYVQKEGGYFVPTDIGKVVTGLLIEHFPTIVDVDFTAEMENSLDKVASGKVDWKKIIREFWEPFSDRLKEKMEEIERSEVTVLEETDEKCPECGRPLVVKLGKYGKFLSCSGFPECEYARPFSDVDEDGVPDDIDEEQLEGECPKCGGDLELREGRYGKFISCSNYPECKFTKNYLDKIGMKCPECGEGEVVVKKTRRGKTFYGCSRYPDCEFASWKNPKKSSK
- the mrdA gene encoding penicillin-binding protein 2; its protein translation is MDLKDIWGENITSSSSKKERRGSRKVSLADAFSWLHGMLPEPKKVGSPSGLWTEFTWPSIRGVALFLGTLFLFLVLFGRLFHLQVVFGARNRKLSDNNHYRKQVIRAPRGIIYDRYGEPLVENKPGFSLVWDPPASSEHSYFSEAENLVEDSDFVERLAPMLELSPQELKSKLMQSKDGSPVVLATGLDRDDVLAVEMEFSIPFLSTEVVPLRNYLFGKEVAHVLGFTGEASLEDLQQFSGLDVGARVGKSGLEREFDLLIRGHPGERVLEVDVLGETVTEKAKKEAEPGQVLETSLDKDFQRVVFAELEKGVRDSDATGGAAVAMDPSNGEVLSLVSFPSYDPNHFVSGIDPSLYQEWKTDVRKPLFNRAVSGAYPPGSIFKPIVATAALGEGVITAKDVVNCKGAISVGSFVYRDWDLGGHGRVSLVDAIAKSCDIYFYTIGGGYGGFRGLGPDRIAIWARKFGLGSQLNLEFPWEATGLVPNPEWKEDVKGEQWYLGNTYHYSIGQGDLLVTPLQITNALAAIVNGGTLYRPTFLRGASNHYVLQENLASPEVLGNVQNGMQAVCQPGGTAYPFFDFPVEVGGKTGTAETGRSDSTHAWFFVYGPVDDVNIALTVFLENGGSGSHDAAPVARRILDWYFKNR